The following are from one region of the Paenibacillus sp. JZ16 genome:
- a CDS encoding GNAT family N-acetyltransferase — protein sequence MTLKIRKCTLEDLCLLQDISVETFNETFKGQNSPENMKAYLERAFNLNQLEKEICNSSSEFYFIYSSGEIAGYLKVNTHDAQTEMMGNDSLEIERIYIKGIYQKFGLGKFLLNKAMEIAMERNKKRVWLGVWERNENAIAFYKNRGFVQTGTHSFYMGDEEQKDLIMTKTCIEH from the coding sequence TTGACTCTAAAAATAAGGAAGTGCACGTTAGAGGACCTTTGCTTACTTCAAGACATTAGTGTTGAGACGTTTAATGAGACATTTAAAGGTCAAAATTCACCTGAAAATATGAAAGCCTATTTAGAAAGAGCATTTAACTTAAACCAATTAGAAAAAGAGATTTGCAATAGCTCTTCGGAGTTCTATTTTATTTATTCTAGTGGGGAAATCGCCGGGTATTTAAAGGTCAACACCCATGATGCCCAAACTGAAATGATGGGCAATGATTCGCTTGAAATCGAGAGGATATATATTAAGGGCATATATCAAAAATTTGGGCTTGGCAAGTTCCTGCTGAATAAAGCCATGGAGATCGCGATGGAACGAAATAAAAAGAGGGTCTGGCTAGGCGTTTGGGAACGAAATGAAAATGCCATTGCTTTTTATAAGAATAGGGGGTTTGTTCAAACAGGAACCCATTCTTTCTATATGGGTGATGAAGAACAGAAGGACCTTATCATGACCAAAACATGCATAGAGCACTAA
- a CDS encoding MarR family winged helix-turn-helix transcriptional regulator: protein MKGILREIGMIARALDSISNIEFKEYDLTKGQYLYLVRVCENPGIIQEKLAEMIKVDRTTAARAIKKLELHGFIEKKEDQHNRKIKKLFPTEKGKHVYPFIKREHDYSYTVALEGFSESEAEVMFNLLQRVRKNVEKDWEFVKKGNKRLY, encoded by the coding sequence ATGAAAGGAATTCTTCGTGAAATTGGAATGATCGCAAGGGCATTAGATTCGATTAGCAATATAGAATTTAAAGAATATGACCTGACGAAAGGACAGTATCTGTACCTTGTGCGAGTATGTGAAAACCCAGGAATCATTCAAGAGAAGTTAGCTGAGATGATAAAAGTAGATCGAACAACTGCAGCCCGTGCTATCAAAAAGCTTGAACTTCATGGCTTTATTGAGAAGAAAGAAGATCAACATAATAGAAAAATCAAAAAACTCTTTCCAACGGAGAAAGGGAAACATGTGTATCCTTTTATAAAAAGAGAACATGATTACTCGTATACGGTTGCATTAGAGGGATTTTCCGAAAGTGAAGCAGAAGTCATGTTTAATCTGCTACAAAGAGTCAGAAAGAACGTTGAAAAAGACTGGGAGTTTGTAAAAAAGGGCAATAAGAGATTATATTGA